The following coding sequences are from one Chroogloeocystis siderophila 5.2 s.c.1 window:
- a CDS encoding DUF2237 family protein: MSRNVLGKELETCCTSPMTGFYRNGVCETGPEDIGTHVVCAQVTEEFLSFTRIRGNDLSTPRPMSHFPGLKDGDLWCLCASRWKEALDAGVAPPVILAATHETALNFVTLQDLKQHALDA, translated from the coding sequence GTGAGTCGGAACGTACTTGGCAAAGAATTAGAAACTTGTTGCACTTCTCCTATGACCGGATTTTACCGTAATGGAGTGTGTGAAACAGGTCCAGAAGATATTGGTACGCACGTTGTCTGCGCGCAAGTAACTGAGGAGTTTTTATCGTTTACTCGCATAAGAGGCAATGATTTGAGTACGCCACGACCAATGTCTCATTTTCCAGGACTAAAAGACGGCGATCTCTGGTGTTTGTGCGCTTCTCGTTGGAAAGAAGCACTTGATGCTGGGGTTGCGCCTCCTGTCATCCTAGCTGCAACGCATGAAACTGCGCTTAATTTTGTCACGCTCCAAGACCTCAAACAGCACGCACTTGATGCTTGA
- a CDS encoding alpha/beta fold hydrolase: protein MSALTQTPATRSTVGQDIGGTVQKYHWTWQGQTFVVAYEMRGEGAPVLLLPAFSTVSTRAEMRGLAEKLATQYQVIALDWLGFGQSDRPPLDYQPAIYHQLLHDFVRDTFSTPIAVIAAGHAAGYVMQLAQQPEVFSRIVLVAPTWRGPLTVMGASKSVAGMVRELVRSPLVGQALYQANTTPAFLRLMYGRHVYVDKARLTPEFIAQKREITQQPGARFAPAAFVTGALDPVTSRADLLQLFQVSLPVMVIIGQQAPPSSTAEMEAIAAIPGIQTRKLPGTLGLHEEYATEVAEVILPFLNF, encoded by the coding sequence ATGTCAGCACTTACTCAAACCCCAGCGACTCGCTCCACTGTGGGGCAAGATATCGGCGGTACGGTACAAAAATATCACTGGACATGGCAAGGACAAACCTTCGTAGTCGCCTATGAAATGAGAGGTGAAGGCGCTCCAGTGTTACTCTTGCCAGCTTTTAGCACCGTGTCTACACGGGCAGAAATGCGTGGTTTGGCAGAAAAACTGGCAACACAGTATCAAGTAATCGCACTCGATTGGTTAGGATTTGGGCAATCAGATCGCCCACCTTTAGATTACCAACCTGCAATTTATCACCAGTTACTACACGATTTTGTCCGCGATACCTTTTCTACCCCCATAGCAGTTATTGCCGCAGGTCACGCCGCAGGTTATGTTATGCAATTAGCGCAACAACCTGAAGTATTCTCACGAATTGTTTTAGTAGCACCAACTTGGCGCGGTCCATTGACGGTAATGGGCGCAAGCAAATCAGTTGCAGGAATGGTACGTGAATTAGTACGATCGCCGCTTGTCGGTCAAGCACTGTACCAAGCCAACACAACTCCAGCGTTCCTCCGTTTGATGTACGGTAGACACGTTTATGTCGATAAAGCCCGCTTGACACCAGAATTTATTGCTCAAAAGCGAGAAATTACGCAGCAGCCAGGAGCAAGATTTGCGCCAGCAGCATTTGTGACTGGTGCGCTCGATCCTGTAACAAGTCGTGCTGATTTGCTACAATTATTTCAAGTGTCGCTTCCTGTTATGGTCATCATTGGTCAGCAAGCACCACCTTCATCAACCGCTGAAATGGAAGCCATTGCCGCAATTCCTGGAATTCAAACACGCAAACTGCCTGGGACTCTAGGCTTACATGAAGAGTACGCTACTGAAGTTGCAGAAGTCATTTTACCGTTTTTGAATTTTTAG